Proteins encoded together in one Aminipila butyrica window:
- a CDS encoding LysR family transcriptional regulator has product MSYTKYQAFLKVVELKSFTKAGKSLGYTQSAVSQMLNSLEEELNTTLLFRSKSGIAVTDEGLELLPFIEDLCHSHDTLSERAISMHNIDKGIIKIGLIHSVAHTWIADLMAHFKVKYPNVQYQLVTGSSRQIQELATTQSIDFGFVYLPVTSELIDVKLLREELCLVGARPDSMTGPLALEDLGNLEFIESQGNEELGLLEKIAAQKGIRLKKALSAPDLLSAAAMAEKGLGLVAMNQNLAETFRCKTDVLPLAFPASAEVAVIFNDLNRVSRTGKCFLDLLVETYCTE; this is encoded by the coding sequence ATGAGCTACACCAAATACCAAGCTTTCTTAAAAGTAGTAGAACTGAAAAGCTTTACTAAGGCCGGAAAAAGTCTGGGCTACACCCAGTCTGCTGTAAGTCAGATGCTCAACAGCCTGGAAGAAGAACTGAATACGACGCTTTTATTTCGCAGTAAATCCGGCATCGCTGTCACAGATGAAGGCTTAGAATTGTTGCCCTTTATCGAAGACCTGTGCCACAGTCACGACACCCTCAGCGAACGAGCCATATCCATGCACAACATCGACAAAGGAATTATAAAAATCGGCTTGATTCATTCCGTAGCCCACACTTGGATTGCAGACCTCATGGCCCATTTCAAAGTTAAGTATCCCAATGTGCAATACCAGCTAGTCACCGGCAGCAGCCGACAGATCCAGGAACTGGCGACAACTCAGTCTATCGACTTTGGATTTGTTTATCTCCCGGTGACCTCGGAGCTAATTGATGTCAAACTACTCCGGGAAGAGCTCTGTCTGGTGGGAGCTAGACCCGATTCCATGACTGGCCCGCTGGCGCTAGAAGACTTAGGTAACCTAGAATTTATTGAATCCCAAGGAAACGAAGAGCTGGGTCTGCTGGAGAAAATAGCCGCACAGAAAGGCATTCGTCTGAAAAAAGCCTTATCTGCACCCGACCTGCTATCCGCCGCTGCCATGGCCGAAAAAGGATTGGGACTGGTGGCGATGAACCAAAATTTAGCGGAAACCTTTCGCTGCAAGACGGATGTACTCCCTCTGGCCTTTCCAGCATCCGCAGAGGTGGCTGTAATCTTCAACGACTTGAACCGGGTGTCTCGAACTGGCAAGTGCTTTTTAGATCTGCTAGTGGAAACTTACTGCACAGAATAA